Below is a genomic region from Balneola sp. MJW-20.
TTATTTCCACCTCAAAACCATCAAAATTATCTCTTATCAGGTTTTTAATATGACTGGTAACACGGTTAAGCACTCCTCGGCTTTTATCCTGGTCTGCTTCAGTAAACAATAGCAGCATCGTGATACGGTCACTGAATATGATCCCGTCTGATGACCGAATATCCTGATTTACGAGATCAAAGAGTTCTTCGATGAGGTTTTTCTGCCCCTCTTCTCCTATCCCCTGAAACAGATCCGTCAGATTAGAGAATTGAACAGCAGCTATCGTGCTTTCGAAATCTGCGATAGCTTTCCTTCCGATCTCATTACTCAGCAAGCGAAGGAAATAATCTTCATTGATGATCTCATTCAGTTCATCAAAACCTTTAAGGTTTACAGGCAGCTTGCCGGTTGCAGCATCTTCACCCAGCTTGGTCAGATGATAATTCTTGACCTTCTTCTTAAGTAGCCGGTCTACTTTGTTGTCTGCACCGCAATCATGGCATTTAGCTTTAATTAACGGATCCTGAAATTCATTATCACACTTATTACAAGTATACATTACTGATGGTTTATCGTAATCAACACCAATATGCTTAAGTATCCTGGAACATTTTGGACATTCCATAATATCACCGCTTTCGGATTTCATGAAATCAGAAACAGGGCCAACATATGCACAGGGGAAGTGATGGAGCAGGTCCTCGATATCGAGATCAGTAGACTGGCATTTTGGACAGGACTCACGAAAATGAAGTAAACTGTTGTAACAACTATTGCAAGAATATATATAGTCTACGAACTCTCCTTTGATCAATCCTTCTTTTTCAGCAGACTCTAGTATATCAACAGCGAGATGTTCATTGTCATAATCCAGATTAACTGTCAGGAAGGGATAGATATATCCAAGCTTTGAATTACGGTTGGGCAGGGCAATGATCGGTTTTCTTCTGC
It encodes:
- a CDS encoding response regulator, producing the protein MMKKINCLIVEDDSAFQKVAYNMVEKADRRLNPVGIASTGKEAQEMFGRYDIDIIFLDVHMPDMTGFEFLDEIEIPDDVQIILMTGDQEFALKAFEYGITDYLLKPFSQIRFRKAITRAIDNLRKDVNSSSTENVLMKKALQMSHSRRKPIIALPNRNSKLGYIYPFLTVNLDYDNEHLAVDILESAEKEGLIKGEFVDYIYSCNSCYNSLLHFRESCPKCQSTDLDIEDLLHHFPCAYVGPVSDFMKSESGDIMECPKCSRILKHIGVDYDKPSVMYTCNKCDNEFQDPLIKAKCHDCGADNKVDRLLKKKVKNYHLTKLGEDAATGKLPVNLKGFDELNEIINEDYFLRLLSNEIGRKAIADFESTIAAVQFSNLTDLFQGIGEEGQKNLIEELFDLVNQDIRSSDGIIFSDRITMLLLFTEADQDKSRGVLNRVTSHIKNLIRDNFDGFEVEINENMTSVEEGKSAEIQLQTLLMPFEENSEYE